The Mycobacteriales bacterium genome includes a window with the following:
- a CDS encoding WhiB family transcriptional regulator, which yields MSELAFLMGDDEATEPMTWQAQALCAQTDPESFFPEKGGSTREAKRVCTGCEVRAECLDYALAHDERFGIWGGLSERERRRLKRQAV from the coding sequence ATGAGTGAGCTTGCCTTCCTGATGGGCGATGACGAGGCGACCGAGCCGATGACCTGGCAGGCGCAGGCGCTGTGCGCGCAGACCGACCCCGAGTCCTTCTTTCCGGAGAAGGGCGGCTCCACCCGGGAGGCCAAGCGGGTCTGCACCGGGTGCGAGGTGCGGGCGGAGTGTCTCGACTACGCACTCGCGCACGACGAGCGGTTCGGGATCTGGGGCGGGCTGTCCGAGCGGGAGCGTCGTCGTCTCAAGCGCCAAGCCGTCTGA
- a CDS encoding glycosyltransferase, whose amino-acid sequence MSPRSARHAFRRHVVTAVVVAHDGAAWLPDTLAALDAQARAPQQVVAVDTGSTDESAQLCARAVGAARLLTLPRETGFGAAVAAGLSAADHGEVPLPADAVPPARDAIAWVWLLHDDSAPDPQALHELLALADEMPSATVIGPKIRTWDGRHLAEIGITSDVTGRRETGLERREVDQGQHDSVRDVLAVSSAGALIRRDVWDRLGGFDPALPMTRDDIDFGWRVNRAGGRVVVAPRAVVRHAGALAHGLRSLDADGPRRHRADRRAAFYTLLVNLPAAALLLAGPRLLIAGLARTIGFLLARRPAYAVDELAALAAVLGRPGRLRAARARRASTAKVSHRDIRHLLAGVDARLRALRDTFRGADPHAAADDHAPPRRRGAVPVESGPVSEEAENFLDGGSDWLRRVLKRPSVVLFLVLSAVALVAGRHLLPGPLFGGRLLPPPGGSHDWWDTYLTGWHAVGSGSSAAAPPYLGVLAVAATVLFGKAWLLLDVLFIGAVPLAGLSAYVCAGTVTRNRWLRVWAAATYGLLPAATGAVAAGRLDVVVVAIALPLLLRSGVRTLRRDPRFAGWRTAVGTGLGLAVVAAFSPVLWLLFALLGAFGAAIALLGASPATLAGARRRCAAGVLALVMPPVLLLPWSLTVVDHPALLIAGVGRAAPETVTDVPAHALLFADPGGPATPWRWLFLPVVVAALLALVRTGRRATAWSAWLIAACGLGLAIAMSRVSVTLPDGAGTPVWPGVGTIVCALGLLVAAMTGADGASRSLGRRDFGWRQASAGALAVVTMVVPVVAGLAWMLRGADGPLKSGVAQVVPAFVAADLDSAAQPRVLILRQRGEAVSYAVQRGDQGPTTGDADVARAGAAQRRLSRLVGRLAAGTHGDVAAGLAGYDIRYVIAVDPRGGLAARLDRVSGLVRAGGDAATLWRVVPAGARAVVLPAATARTARAGGVPSAGALQGVETVSSDGLRAGGRLIAGESDRLLVLAESANPGWRATVDGKPLRAAKAYGWAQAFEVPAAGGRLAVSWHDPARGRWLALQAALVALSILFALPTLRREDDPALPPRPRAAQQPPAPVASQARS is encoded by the coding sequence ATGTCTCCTCGCTCCGCCCGGCACGCCTTCCGCCGGCACGTCGTCACCGCTGTCGTCGTCGCGCATGACGGCGCCGCGTGGCTGCCCGACACCCTCGCGGCGCTCGACGCGCAGGCCCGTGCCCCGCAGCAGGTCGTGGCCGTCGACACCGGCAGCACCGACGAGTCGGCGCAGCTGTGCGCCAGAGCCGTCGGCGCCGCTCGGCTGCTGACCCTTCCGCGCGAGACCGGGTTCGGGGCGGCGGTGGCCGCGGGGCTATCCGCGGCCGACCACGGCGAGGTTCCACTGCCTGCTGACGCGGTGCCCCCGGCCCGGGACGCGATCGCGTGGGTGTGGCTGCTGCACGACGACAGTGCCCCCGACCCGCAGGCCCTGCACGAGCTGCTCGCCCTCGCCGACGAGATGCCGTCGGCGACGGTGATCGGCCCGAAGATCCGGACGTGGGACGGCCGGCACCTCGCCGAGATCGGCATCACCAGCGACGTCACCGGGCGGCGCGAGACGGGTCTCGAGCGGCGCGAGGTCGACCAGGGCCAGCACGACTCAGTCCGCGATGTGCTCGCCGTGAGCAGCGCGGGCGCGCTGATCCGGCGCGACGTCTGGGACCGCCTGGGCGGGTTCGACCCCGCGTTGCCGATGACCCGGGACGACATCGACTTCGGCTGGCGGGTCAACCGCGCCGGTGGCCGCGTCGTCGTCGCTCCCCGTGCCGTGGTGCGCCACGCCGGCGCGCTCGCGCACGGGCTGCGGTCCCTCGATGCCGACGGCCCGCGGCGGCACCGCGCCGACCGCCGCGCCGCGTTCTACACCCTGCTCGTCAACCTGCCGGCGGCCGCGCTGCTGCTGGCGGGCCCGCGGTTGCTGATCGCCGGCCTGGCCCGCACGATCGGTTTCCTGCTGGCCCGCCGTCCTGCCTACGCCGTCGACGAGCTCGCCGCCCTGGCCGCGGTGCTTGGCCGACCGGGCCGGCTGCGGGCCGCTCGGGCCCGGCGCGCCAGCACGGCCAAGGTCTCGCACCGCGACATCCGTCACCTGCTGGCCGGCGTCGACGCGCGGCTGCGCGCGCTGCGAGACACCTTCCGCGGCGCGGACCCCCACGCGGCCGCCGACGACCACGCGCCGCCGCGCCGCCGCGGTGCGGTGCCGGTCGAGTCGGGGCCGGTGTCGGAGGAGGCCGAGAACTTCCTCGACGGCGGCAGCGACTGGCTGCGCCGCGTGCTGAAGCGCCCGTCCGTGGTGCTCTTCCTCGTCCTGTCGGCGGTCGCGCTCGTCGCCGGCCGGCACCTGCTGCCCGGTCCCCTTTTCGGGGGTCGGCTGCTGCCGCCTCCTGGTGGGTCGCACGACTGGTGGGACACCTACCTCACCGGCTGGCACGCCGTGGGGTCCGGCAGCTCGGCCGCTGCGCCGCCCTACCTCGGCGTTCTCGCCGTTGCGGCCACGGTGCTGTTCGGCAAGGCCTGGCTGCTTCTCGACGTGCTGTTCATCGGCGCCGTCCCCCTGGCCGGGCTCAGTGCCTATGTCTGCGCCGGCACCGTGACCCGCAACCGGTGGCTGCGGGTCTGGGCGGCCGCCACCTACGGGCTGCTGCCGGCGGCGACCGGCGCGGTCGCCGCAGGTCGCCTCGACGTCGTGGTGGTGGCGATCGCCCTGCCGCTGCTCCTGCGGTCCGGGGTGCGCACGTTGCGCCGTGATCCACGCTTCGCGGGCTGGCGTACGGCGGTGGGCACCGGTCTCGGACTGGCCGTCGTCGCAGCGTTCTCGCCGGTCCTCTGGCTGCTGTTCGCGCTGCTCGGCGCGTTCGGCGCCGCCATCGCCCTGCTCGGTGCCAGCCCGGCGACGCTCGCGGGCGCCCGGCGGCGTTGCGCGGCCGGCGTGCTCGCGCTGGTCATGCCACCCGTGCTGCTCCTCCCGTGGTCGCTCACCGTCGTCGACCACCCCGCGCTGCTCATCGCGGGCGTCGGCCGGGCGGCCCCCGAGACGGTCACCGACGTCCCGGCCCACGCCTTGCTGTTCGCCGACCCCGGTGGCCCGGCCACCCCGTGGCGGTGGCTGTTCCTGCCCGTGGTCGTCGCCGCGTTGCTCGCCCTCGTGCGCACCGGCCGGCGGGCCACGGCGTGGTCCGCGTGGCTGATCGCCGCTTGCGGCCTGGGGCTGGCCATCGCGATGTCGCGGGTGTCCGTCACGTTGCCCGACGGTGCCGGCACCCCGGTCTGGCCGGGCGTGGGCACGATCGTCTGCGCGTTGGGGCTGCTGGTGGCCGCAATGACGGGCGCCGACGGCGCGTCGCGCAGCCTGGGCCGGCGCGACTTCGGCTGGCGGCAGGCGAGTGCCGGCGCCCTGGCCGTCGTCACGATGGTCGTGCCGGTCGTGGCGGGACTCGCCTGGATGTTGCGCGGGGCCGACGGTCCGCTGAAGTCGGGCGTGGCCCAGGTCGTGCCGGCCTTCGTCGCTGCCGATCTCGACAGTGCCGCGCAGCCGCGTGTGCTGATCCTGCGGCAGCGCGGCGAGGCGGTCAGCTATGCCGTGCAACGCGGCGACCAGGGTCCCACGACCGGTGACGCCGACGTCGCGCGCGCCGGCGCCGCGCAGCGACGCCTGTCGCGGCTCGTCGGTCGCCTCGCCGCGGGCACGCACGGGGACGTCGCTGCGGGCCTCGCCGGTTACGACATCCGCTACGTCATCGCCGTCGACCCGCGTGGTGGGCTCGCGGCCCGGCTGGATCGGGTCTCCGGGCTGGTCCGCGCCGGTGGCGATGCCGCCACGCTGTGGCGGGTCGTGCCTGCGGGGGCTCGCGCCGTCGTGCTGCCCGCGGCGACGGCTCGCACCGCCCGCGCCGGTGGGGTGCCGAGCGCCGGTGCGCTGCAGGGGGTCGAGACCGTGTCGTCCGACGGGTTGCGGGCGGGTGGAAGGCTGATCGCCGGCGAGTCCGACCGGTTGCTGGTCCTCGCCGAGTCCGCCAACCCCGGATGGCGCGCGACCGTCGACGGCAAGCCCCTGCGCGCGGCGAAGGCCTACGGCTGGGCGCAGGCGTTCGAGGTCCCCGCCGCCGGCGGTCGCCTGGCGGTGAGCTGGCACGACCCGGCGCGCGGCCGATGGCTCGCCCTGCAAGCCGCGCTGGTCGCGCTCTCGATCCTCTTCGCGCTGCCTACGCTTCGCCGCGAGGACGACCCGGCCCTCCCGCCCCGCCCGCGCGCCGCGCAACAGCCGCCCGCCCCCGTCGCCTCGCAGGCGCGCTCGTGA
- a CDS encoding DUF5719 family protein, whose protein sequence is MNRRVVSVLVVAGLVGGGVVAADLVPAPQRTQGLAAAGAVLPVSSATLVCPSVGADRRTGVTTVAVASAPAPPSRSAGSVTAQPLPTTGQAPHRLVQAAGVGAVVDLSDAHNRSAVVLASGGPAATLGAVQTTRTASGPGRGLSTARCVAPARDWWFAGPTGWLGTYGQVMLTNVESTVALVDIGLWGHDGQLNVPAAQGITVPPGSRVVVPLSQLIPDQANALLHVVAITGRVAAAVSDVRHSGSGPDGIDWVPATTAPDRDVVVPGLSAAAPIRKLVVGVPGADDATISVRVVGTSGSFVPTSLARLTVPGGTVRTIDLSKVLAAEDVAVEVKSDAPVVVGGLLYGRDASTGFGDVAWTAGVAALDGAGVVAETRVHRGNDTQIILSAPDGPATVVVSALAPSPPHQVTVQIAAGRTVTVDVASVLPANASSGAVAVEPQLGSGRVYAGRLVYEHGAHGPLFTMLPIWSGPSTADVPPVIADIGAPYESSR, encoded by the coding sequence GTGAACCGGCGGGTCGTCTCGGTGCTCGTCGTCGCCGGGCTCGTGGGCGGCGGCGTCGTCGCGGCCGACCTGGTCCCGGCCCCCCAACGCACCCAGGGGCTCGCTGCGGCGGGCGCCGTCCTGCCGGTGTCGTCCGCCACGTTGGTCTGCCCGTCGGTGGGTGCGGATCGCCGCACCGGGGTCACCACCGTCGCGGTCGCCAGCGCACCGGCGCCGCCGTCGCGCTCCGCGGGCAGCGTGACCGCCCAGCCACTGCCGACGACGGGGCAAGCGCCGCACCGTCTCGTGCAGGCCGCCGGTGTCGGCGCCGTCGTCGACCTGTCCGACGCGCACAACCGCAGCGCTGTCGTGCTCGCCTCCGGTGGTCCTGCCGCGACGCTCGGTGCCGTGCAGACGACGCGTACGGCGTCGGGCCCGGGCCGAGGATTGTCGACCGCCCGCTGCGTGGCGCCGGCACGCGACTGGTGGTTCGCCGGTCCCACCGGCTGGCTCGGCACCTATGGCCAGGTGATGCTCACCAACGTCGAGAGCACCGTCGCGCTGGTCGACATCGGCCTGTGGGGCCACGACGGCCAGCTCAACGTGCCGGCCGCGCAGGGCATCACCGTGCCGCCCGGCTCGCGGGTCGTCGTACCGCTGTCGCAGCTCATCCCCGACCAGGCCAACGCCCTCCTGCACGTGGTCGCCATCACCGGTCGGGTTGCCGCTGCGGTCAGCGACGTGCGGCACTCCGGCAGCGGCCCGGACGGCATCGACTGGGTACCCGCCACGACCGCGCCGGACCGAGATGTCGTGGTGCCCGGCCTGAGCGCCGCGGCGCCGATCCGCAAGCTCGTCGTCGGAGTTCCCGGAGCCGACGACGCGACGATCTCCGTCCGGGTCGTCGGCACGTCCGGATCGTTCGTGCCCACGTCGCTCGCGAGGCTCACCGTGCCGGGGGGCACGGTGCGCACGATCGACCTCAGCAAGGTGCTCGCTGCCGAGGATGTCGCGGTGGAGGTCAAGAGCGACGCCCCGGTGGTGGTGGGCGGCCTGCTCTACGGTCGCGACGCGAGCACCGGGTTCGGCGACGTCGCCTGGACCGCCGGGGTGGCCGCCCTCGACGGGGCCGGTGTCGTCGCGGAGACCCGGGTGCATCGGGGCAACGACACGCAGATCATCCTCAGCGCGCCCGACGGGCCGGCGACCGTCGTGGTCTCCGCGCTCGCGCCGTCACCGCCGCACCAGGTCACCGTCCAGATCGCGGCCGGTCGCACCGTCACCGTCGACGTGGCGTCGGTGCTGCCGGCCAACGCCTCGAGCGGCGCCGTCGCCGTCGAGCCGCAGCTGGGATCGGGGCGCGTCTACGCCGGTCGGTTGGTCTACGAGCACGGCGCGCACGGGCCGCTGTTCACGATGCTGCCGATCTGGAGCGGGCCCAGCACCGCCGACGTACCACCGGTCATCGCCGACATCGGCGCGCCCTACGAGTCGTCGCGCTGA
- a CDS encoding metallopeptidase family protein produces MTDSRRDRHGRGARGPLAPAAVPLRRSRAEQFDDLVLDAVEDLEQRWAAELRGVEFAVEDVPPEPPGDDGEIPLARVVPGLPGEPARVVVYRRPLEMRAHDRGDLAGLVHDVVVEQVADLLEMDPEAVDPGYDEDG; encoded by the coding sequence GTGACCGACAGCCGCCGGGATCGGCACGGGCGCGGCGCTCGCGGGCCGCTCGCGCCGGCGGCGGTGCCGCTGCGCCGGAGCCGGGCCGAGCAGTTCGATGACCTCGTGCTCGACGCGGTCGAAGACCTCGAGCAGCGGTGGGCGGCGGAGCTGCGCGGGGTCGAGTTCGCGGTCGAGGACGTCCCCCCGGAACCGCCGGGCGACGACGGTGAGATCCCGCTGGCGCGGGTCGTCCCCGGCCTGCCGGGCGAGCCGGCGCGTGTCGTCGTCTACCGCCGCCCGCTGGAGATGCGCGCCCACGACCGCGGCGACCTCGCGGGGCTCGTGCACGACGTGGTGGTCGAGCAGGTGGCGGACCTGCTCGAGATGGACCCGGAGGCGGTCGACCCCGGCTACGACGAGGACGGCTGA
- a CDS encoding DUF3499 domain-containing protein: protein MSPLRRCSRTACGRPAVATLTYVYSDSTAVVGPLATYAEPHCYDLCEIHAARLTAPRGWEVVRLPGEPGGGGPGADDLEALANAVREAARPSSAQPAPPDSATVGRRGHLRVLRSPTE, encoded by the coding sequence GTGAGTCCTCTTCGGCGCTGCTCGCGCACCGCGTGCGGACGCCCCGCCGTCGCGACGCTCACCTACGTCTACTCCGACTCCACCGCCGTGGTCGGCCCGCTGGCCACCTACGCCGAGCCGCACTGCTACGACCTGTGCGAGATCCACGCGGCTCGTCTCACGGCACCGCGCGGCTGGGAGGTCGTCCGGCTCCCCGGTGAGCCCGGTGGCGGCGGCCCCGGCGCCGACGACCTCGAAGCGCTGGCCAACGCCGTCCGCGAGGCGGCCCGGCCCTCGTCCGCGCAACCGGCGCCGCCCGACTCGGCGACCGTCGGCCGCCGCGGGCACCTGCGCGTCCTGCGCTCGCCGACCGAGTAG
- a CDS encoding phosphomannomutase/phosphoglucomutase produces MRDLSTIFKAYDVRGVVPDELDEDIARQTGAAFVRLLDARRIVTAYDMRDSSPGLAAAFAEGATSQGADVVEAGLGSTDLLYFAAGRLDVPGAMFTASHNPAKYNGIKLCRAGAAPVGQESGLAEIRAMVEQGLPAHGGSPGTVTRRDLLGDYAAFLRELVPGLDRIRPLKVVVDAGNGMAGLTAPAVLGALPLDVVPMYFELDGSFPHHEANPIEPANTVDLRSRVVAERADCGLAFDGDADRCFVVDERGEVISPSVLTALIAVRELSREPGGTVIHNLITSKAVPEIVREHGGTPVRTRVGHSFIKARMAETGAVFGGEHSGHFYFRDFWRADSGMLAALHTLAALGTQQGPLSALAAGYARYAASGEVNSQVRDQQGRMTAVEQAYTGRAGVEIDHLDGLTVQSADGWWFNLRPSNTEPLLRLNVEAPDEQSMARIRDDVLSLVRR; encoded by the coding sequence GTGCGGGACCTCTCGACGATCTTCAAGGCGTACGACGTCCGCGGCGTGGTCCCGGACGAGCTCGACGAGGACATCGCCCGGCAGACCGGGGCCGCGTTCGTCCGGCTGCTCGACGCCCGGCGCATCGTCACCGCGTACGACATGCGCGACTCCTCGCCCGGCCTCGCCGCGGCGTTCGCCGAAGGCGCCACGAGCCAGGGCGCCGACGTGGTCGAAGCCGGCCTCGGCTCGACCGACCTGCTCTACTTCGCCGCCGGCCGTCTCGACGTGCCGGGCGCGATGTTCACCGCCAGCCACAACCCGGCCAAGTACAACGGCATCAAGCTCTGCCGCGCCGGGGCCGCCCCCGTCGGGCAGGAGTCCGGGCTCGCCGAGATCCGCGCGATGGTCGAGCAGGGCCTGCCGGCCCACGGCGGATCGCCGGGCACGGTCACGCGACGGGACCTTCTCGGCGACTATGCCGCCTTCCTGCGCGAGCTGGTCCCCGGTCTCGACCGCATCCGCCCGCTGAAGGTCGTGGTCGACGCCGGCAACGGGATGGCCGGGCTGACGGCCCCCGCGGTCCTCGGCGCGCTACCTCTCGACGTGGTTCCCATGTACTTCGAGCTCGACGGCAGCTTCCCCCACCATGAGGCCAACCCGATCGAGCCTGCCAACACCGTCGACCTGCGCTCCCGGGTCGTCGCAGAGCGGGCCGACTGCGGGCTGGCGTTCGACGGCGACGCCGACCGGTGTTTCGTCGTCGACGAGCGGGGCGAGGTGATCTCGCCGAGCGTGCTGACCGCCCTGATCGCGGTCCGCGAGCTGTCGCGGGAGCCTGGCGGCACCGTGATCCACAACCTGATCACCTCCAAGGCGGTGCCCGAGATCGTGCGGGAGCACGGCGGCACGCCGGTGCGCACCCGGGTGGGGCACTCGTTCATCAAGGCCCGCATGGCCGAGACCGGCGCCGTGTTCGGCGGTGAGCACTCGGGCCACTTCTACTTCCGCGACTTCTGGCGGGCCGACTCCGGCATGCTCGCCGCGTTGCACACGCTCGCCGCGCTCGGCACCCAGCAGGGGCCGCTGTCGGCGCTCGCAGCCGGCTACGCCCGCTACGCCGCCTCCGGAGAGGTCAACTCCCAGGTTCGCGACCAGCAGGGCAGGATGACCGCGGTCGAGCAGGCCTACACCGGGCGTGCCGGCGTCGAGATCGACCACCTCGACGGCCTGACCGTCCAGTCGGCCGACGGCTGGTGGTTCAACCTGCGCCCGTCCAACACCGAGCCGTTGCTGCGGCTCAACGTCGAGGCCCCCGACGAGCAGTCGATGGCACGCATCCGCGACGACGTGCTCAGCCTCGTGCGCCGATGA
- a CDS encoding Trm112 family protein, with amino-acid sequence MNLDPALLEILACPHCHGDLRVDDAASELVCTQCGYAYPVRDDIPVLLVDEARKPQGSSPA; translated from the coding sequence GTGAACCTCGACCCGGCGCTGCTGGAGATCCTCGCCTGCCCGCACTGCCACGGCGACCTGCGGGTCGACGACGCGGCCTCCGAGCTGGTGTGCACCCAGTGCGGTTACGCCTACCCGGTTCGCGACGACATTCCCGTGCTGCTGGTCGACGAGGCGCGTAAGCCCCAGGGCAGCTCGCCCGCGTGA
- a CDS encoding SIS domain-containing protein — MSSLPGSPLVDEDRLDDPAALEAADPGQMLRAVATSAAQIRESADLARAADLGRLGDAGRPRAVVVAGMGGSGIVGDVLAAVAGESCPVPVVVHRGYGLPGWVGAADLLIAVSSSGATEETLSATDEGLRRGVGFMAVGAANSPLAERAAQARAPYVAIDARGRLPRACLWSLATPLLVAGDALRVLSLPGDALEAAAARLVDVAQACRPDRESFVNPAKALALSLPGSLPMIWGAGQVAAVAAYRFACQINENAKLPAMSGMIPEANHNQVVAFDGPLAAGAPDDDIFRDRVEEAAAPRLQLLLLRDPAGEHPQVTRRADASRELAADRGMRVQELVAEGSAPLERLASLVGLVDYASVYLALLQGIDPSPIDSITALKRRIR; from the coding sequence GTGAGCTCGTTGCCCGGCAGCCCGCTGGTCGACGAGGACCGCCTCGACGACCCCGCCGCCCTGGAGGCGGCCGATCCCGGGCAGATGCTGCGGGCGGTCGCGACGTCGGCCGCCCAGATCCGTGAGTCGGCCGACCTCGCCCGCGCGGCCGACCTCGGCCGGCTCGGCGACGCCGGGCGCCCGCGCGCCGTCGTGGTCGCGGGCATGGGCGGCTCCGGCATCGTCGGTGACGTGCTCGCCGCGGTCGCCGGCGAGAGCTGCCCGGTGCCGGTGGTTGTGCACCGCGGCTACGGACTGCCCGGCTGGGTGGGTGCCGCCGACCTGCTGATCGCCGTGTCGTCCTCGGGGGCGACCGAGGAGACCTTGTCCGCCACCGACGAGGGTCTGCGCCGGGGAGTCGGCTTCATGGCCGTCGGCGCCGCGAACTCCCCCCTCGCCGAACGGGCCGCCCAGGCCCGCGCGCCCTACGTCGCGATCGACGCCCGCGGCCGGCTGCCGCGCGCCTGCCTCTGGTCGCTGGCCACCCCGTTGCTCGTCGCCGGCGACGCCCTGCGAGTCCTGTCGTTGCCGGGTGACGCGCTCGAGGCGGCGGCCGCCCGGCTCGTGGATGTCGCCCAGGCCTGCCGACCCGACCGCGAGTCGTTCGTCAACCCCGCCAAGGCGCTCGCCCTGTCGCTCCCCGGCAGCCTGCCGATGATCTGGGGCGCCGGCCAGGTGGCGGCGGTCGCGGCCTACCGCTTCGCCTGCCAGATCAACGAGAACGCCAAGCTCCCGGCGATGTCGGGCATGATCCCGGAGGCCAACCACAACCAGGTCGTCGCCTTCGACGGCCCGCTCGCAGCGGGGGCTCCCGACGACGACATCTTCCGCGATCGGGTCGAGGAGGCGGCGGCGCCGCGCCTCCAGTTGCTGCTCCTGCGTGACCCCGCGGGCGAGCACCCGCAGGTGACCCGCAGGGCCGACGCCTCCCGGGAGCTGGCCGCGGATCGGGGCATGCGGGTGCAGGAGCTCGTCGCGGAGGGGTCCGCACCCCTCGAACGGCTCGCCTCGCTGGTCGGGCTCGTCGACTACGCGAGCGTCTATCTCGCGCTGCTGCAGGGCATCGACCCCAGCCCGATCGACTCGATCACCGCTCTGAAGCGACGCATCCGGTGA
- a CDS encoding cation diffusion facilitator family transporter: MSADGGMRAVVAALLANFGIAVSKFVGFLVTGSTAMLAEAVHSVADTGNQALLLFGKRQAGRPADPAHPFGYGRNRYFYGFVVALVLFSLGSLFAIYEGVRKISHPHGLDSPAVAIGILGVAIVLEALSFRTAVHESNRVRAGNGWVAFIRRSKAPELPVVLLEDFAALVGLVFAMGGVVAATVTGDARWDGAGSIAIGALLGVVATVLAVEMKSLLIGESAEPATVADIAAALVDGTTITRIIHLRTMHLGPEELLVAAKVALAPGLSMAQVAAAIDDAEVRVRARVPIARPMYLEPDLYRDLAGESTS; encoded by the coding sequence GTGAGTGCCGACGGCGGGATGCGGGCCGTCGTCGCCGCGCTGCTCGCGAACTTCGGGATCGCGGTGAGCAAGTTCGTCGGCTTCCTGGTGACCGGCTCGACGGCCATGCTCGCCGAAGCCGTGCACTCCGTCGCCGACACCGGCAACCAGGCGCTGCTGCTGTTCGGCAAGCGGCAGGCCGGCCGCCCGGCGGACCCCGCCCACCCCTTCGGCTACGGGCGCAACCGCTACTTCTACGGGTTCGTCGTCGCGCTCGTGCTGTTCAGCCTGGGCTCGCTGTTCGCCATCTACGAGGGCGTCCGGAAGATCTCCCACCCGCACGGGCTCGACTCCCCGGCCGTCGCCATCGGCATCCTGGGCGTGGCGATCGTGCTCGAGGCGCTGTCGTTCCGCACGGCGGTGCACGAGTCGAACCGGGTCCGCGCCGGCAACGGCTGGGTCGCCTTCATCCGCCGGTCCAAGGCCCCTGAGCTGCCCGTCGTGCTGCTCGAGGACTTCGCCGCGCTCGTCGGTCTGGTCTTCGCGATGGGCGGCGTCGTCGCCGCGACCGTCACCGGCGACGCCCGCTGGGACGGCGCCGGGTCGATCGCGATCGGCGCCCTGCTCGGCGTCGTCGCCACGGTCCTCGCGGTCGAGATGAAGAGCCTGCTCATCGGCGAGAGCGCCGAACCGGCCACCGTCGCGGACATCGCCGCGGCGCTCGTCGACGGTACGACGATCACCCGAATCATCCACCTGCGCACGATGCACCTGGGGCCCGAGGAGCTGCTGGTCGCGGCCAAGGTCGCGCTCGCCCCGGGACTGTCGATGGCGCAGGTGGCGGCCGCCATCGACGACGCGGAGGTCCGGGTGCGGGCGCGGGTGCCGATCGCGCGGCCGATGTATCTCGAACCGGACCTCTACCGCGATCTGGCGGGCGAGTCGACGTCGTAG
- the ahcY gene encoding adenosylhomocysteinase: MADLPKHDVADLALADQGVKRIEWAERAMPVLRQIRDRFAAERPFEGVRVAACMHVTTETANLARALQAGGAEVHLCASNPLSTQDDTAAALVAHYGISVYARNGVDRDGYYAHINAALDCQPHLVMDDGCDLVNTLHHDRTDVIDAVTGGCEETTTGVIRLRQMTKAGALRFPMVAVNDTDTKHMFDNRYGTGQSTLDAVFRATNVLLAGKTVVVAGYGYCGKGVAQRAAGLGASVIVTEIDPTKALDATMQGYRVMPMTEAAKHGDVFLTVTGNRDVLREEHFAVMKDGAILANSGHFDIEIDVKTLERLATEKRSKIRHQTDEYVMADGRRLLLLAEGRLVNLGAAEGHPAAVMDMSFADQALTAEWLTANAATLQPGVYDVPVEIDSQVASLKLASMGVELDVLTAAQEDYLNSWEHGS, from the coding sequence ATGGCCGACCTGCCCAAGCACGACGTCGCGGACCTCGCGCTCGCCGACCAGGGCGTCAAGCGCATCGAGTGGGCGGAGCGGGCGATGCCCGTGCTGCGCCAGATTCGCGACCGCTTCGCCGCCGAGCGACCGTTCGAGGGCGTCCGGGTCGCCGCGTGCATGCACGTGACGACCGAAACCGCCAACCTCGCCCGGGCGCTGCAGGCCGGTGGCGCCGAGGTGCACCTGTGCGCGTCCAACCCGTTGTCGACCCAGGACGACACCGCCGCGGCGTTGGTCGCGCACTACGGCATCAGCGTCTACGCACGCAACGGCGTCGACCGCGACGGCTACTACGCCCACATCAACGCCGCGCTCGACTGCCAGCCGCACCTTGTGATGGATGACGGCTGCGACCTCGTCAACACCCTGCACCACGACCGCACCGACGTCATCGACGCGGTCACGGGCGGCTGCGAGGAGACCACGACCGGAGTCATCCGGCTGCGGCAGATGACGAAGGCCGGCGCGCTGCGCTTCCCGATGGTGGCGGTCAACGACACCGACACCAAGCACATGTTCGACAACCGCTACGGCACGGGGCAGTCGACGCTCGACGCGGTGTTCCGCGCCACCAACGTCCTGCTCGCCGGCAAGACCGTCGTGGTCGCCGGCTACGGCTACTGCGGCAAGGGCGTGGCCCAGCGTGCGGCGGGTCTGGGCGCCAGCGTCATCGTCACCGAGATCGACCCCACCAAGGCGCTCGACGCGACCATGCAGGGCTACCGCGTCATGCCGATGACCGAGGCGGCCAAGCACGGCGACGTGTTCCTGACCGTCACCGGCAACCGCGACGTGCTGCGCGAGGAGCACTTCGCGGTCATGAAGGACGGTGCGATCCTCGCCAACTCCGGCCACTTCGACATCGAGATCGACGTCAAGACGCTCGAGCGGCTGGCGACCGAGAAGCGGTCGAAGATCCGTCACCAGACCGACGAGTACGTCATGGCCGACGGTCGCCGGCTGCTCCTGCTCGCCGAAGGCAGGCTGGTCAACCTCGGCGCCGCCGAGGGCCACCCGGCAGCGGTCATGGACATGTCGTTCGCCGACCAGGCACTGACCGCGGAGTGGCTCACCGCCAACGCGGCGACCCTGCAGCCGGGCGTCTACGACGTTCCGGTCGAGATCGACAGCCAGGTCGCCTCGCTCAAGCTCGCCTCGATGGGTGTCGAGCTCGACGTGCTGACCGCGGCCCAGGAGGACTACCTCAACTCCTGGGAGCACGGCTCCTGA